Proteins co-encoded in one Conger conger chromosome 4, fConCon1.1, whole genome shotgun sequence genomic window:
- the sh3glb1a gene encoding endophilin-B1a isoform X2: MDFNVKRLAADAGTFLSRAVQFTEEKLGQAEKTELDAHLENLLGRAECTKHWTEKIMKQTEVLLQPNPNVRMEEFLYEKLEKKAPTRFNNHELLGQSMIDSGNEFGPGTAYGNALIKCGETEKQIGGAERELIQSSAINFLTPFRNFLEGDFKTILKERKLLQNKRLDLDAAKTRLKKARMADARAVAEQELRITQSEFDRQAEITRLLLEGVSSTHAHHLRCLNDFVEAQTTYYAQCYQYMVDLQKQLGSFPSTFSSNNNQSSGSAGASISVPTIPLSASLPAPVASSGFSELRNSSGSRKARVLYDYDAAGSSELSLLADEVIMVSSVPGMDSDWLMGERGNQKGKVPITYLELLN, translated from the exons ATGGATTTCAACGTCAAAAGATTAGCAGCAGACGCCGGTACTTTCCTTAGTCGTGCCGTACAG TTTACGGAAGAAAAGCTGGGACAGGCTGAAAAGACAGAGTTGGATGCCCATTTGGAGAATCTTCTTGGCCGAGCAGAATGCACCAAACATTGGACAGAAAAGATAATGAAACAGACTGAAGTTTTACTACAGCCAAATCCAA ATGTCCGAATGGAGGAATTTTTGTACGAGAAGCTGGAGAAAAAAGCTCCCACACGATTTAACAACCACGAGCTGCTGGGCCAGTCCATGATTGACTCGGGGAACGAGTTTGGGCCTGGAACCGCCTACG GAAATGCACTTATAAAATGTGGGGAGACGGAGAAACAGATTGGAGGTGCAGAGCGAGAGTTGATTCAGAGCTCAGCTATAAACTTTCTCACACCTTTCCGGAACTTTCTGGAAGGGGACTTTAAAACTATCTTG AAAGAACGGAAGCTCTTGCAGAACAAGCGTCTGGACCTGGACGCTGCCAAAACCAGACTGAAGAAAGCCAGGATGGCTGATGCCAGAGCAGTG GCCGAACAGGAGCTGAGGATAACGCAGAGCGAATTCGACCGGCAGGCCGAGATCACCAGGCTCCTGCTGGAGGGTGTCAGCAGCACCCAC GCACACCACCTGCGCTGCTTGAACGATTTCGTGGAAGCCCAGACCACGTACTACGCACAGTGTTACCAGTACATGGTTGACCTGCAGAAACAGCTGGGAAG CTTCCcctccaccttctcctccaACAACAACCAGTCCTCGGGCAGCGCTGGGGCCAGCATCTCCGTGCCCACCATCCCCCTGTCGGCCTCCCTGCCCGCCCCGGTGGCCTCCTCGGGCTTCAGCGAGCTGCGCAACTCCAGCGGCAGCCGCAAGGCCAGGGTGCTGTACGACTACGACGCGGCCGGGAGCAGCGAGCTGTCCCTGCTGGCGGACGAG GTGATTATGGTGTCCAGTGTCCCAGGAATGGACTCCGATTGGTTGATGGGTGAACGGGGAAACCAGAAGGGAAAAGTGCCTATCACCTATCTGGAGCTGCTGAACTGA
- the sh3glb1a gene encoding endophilin-B1a isoform X3, with amino-acid sequence MDFNVKRLAADAGTFLSRAVQFTEEKLGQAEKTELDAHLENLLGRAECTKHWTEKIMKQTEVLLQPNPNVRMEEFLYEKLEKKAPTRFNNHELLGQSMIDSGNEFGPGTAYGNALIKCGETEKQIGGAERELIQSSAINFLTPFRNFLEGDFKTILKERKLLQNKRLDLDAAKTRLKKARMADARAVQLNTSPPPGGVEYVVHFSYMLNFLHVKWLKMWTDEVKKAEQELRITQSEFDRQAEITRLLLEGVSSTHAHHLRCLNDFVEAQTTYYAQCYQYMVDLQKQLGSFPSTFSSNNNQSSGSAGASISVPTIPLSASLPAPVASSGFSELRNSSGSRKARVLYDYDAAGSSELSLLADEVIMVSSVPGMDSDWLMGERGNQKGKVPITYLELLN; translated from the exons ATGGATTTCAACGTCAAAAGATTAGCAGCAGACGCCGGTACTTTCCTTAGTCGTGCCGTACAG TTTACGGAAGAAAAGCTGGGACAGGCTGAAAAGACAGAGTTGGATGCCCATTTGGAGAATCTTCTTGGCCGAGCAGAATGCACCAAACATTGGACAGAAAAGATAATGAAACAGACTGAAGTTTTACTACAGCCAAATCCAA ATGTCCGAATGGAGGAATTTTTGTACGAGAAGCTGGAGAAAAAAGCTCCCACACGATTTAACAACCACGAGCTGCTGGGCCAGTCCATGATTGACTCGGGGAACGAGTTTGGGCCTGGAACCGCCTACG GAAATGCACTTATAAAATGTGGGGAGACGGAGAAACAGATTGGAGGTGCAGAGCGAGAGTTGATTCAGAGCTCAGCTATAAACTTTCTCACACCTTTCCGGAACTTTCTGGAAGGGGACTTTAAAACTATCTTG AAAGAACGGAAGCTCTTGCAGAACAAGCGTCTGGACCTGGACGCTGCCAAAACCAGACTGAAGAAAGCCAGGATGGCTGATGCCAGAGCAGTG CAACTAAACACCTCTCCTCCGCCGGGAGGTGTTGAATATGTGGTGCATTTCTCTTACATGCTCAACTTCCTGCATGTGAAATGGCTGAAG ATGTGGACCGATGAGGTGAAAAAG GCCGAACAGGAGCTGAGGATAACGCAGAGCGAATTCGACCGGCAGGCCGAGATCACCAGGCTCCTGCTGGAGGGTGTCAGCAGCACCCAC GCACACCACCTGCGCTGCTTGAACGATTTCGTGGAAGCCCAGACCACGTACTACGCACAGTGTTACCAGTACATGGTTGACCTGCAGAAACAGCTGGGAAG CTTCCcctccaccttctcctccaACAACAACCAGTCCTCGGGCAGCGCTGGGGCCAGCATCTCCGTGCCCACCATCCCCCTGTCGGCCTCCCTGCCCGCCCCGGTGGCCTCCTCGGGCTTCAGCGAGCTGCGCAACTCCAGCGGCAGCCGCAAGGCCAGGGTGCTGTACGACTACGACGCGGCCGGGAGCAGCGAGCTGTCCCTGCTGGCGGACGAG GTGATTATGGTGTCCAGTGTCCCAGGAATGGACTCCGATTGGTTGATGGGTGAACGGGGAAACCAGAAGGGAAAAGTGCCTATCACCTATCTGGAGCTGCTGAACTGA
- the sh3glb1a gene encoding endophilin-B1a isoform X1, translating to MDFNVKRLAADAGTFLSRAVQFTEEKLGQAEKTELDAHLENLLGRAECTKHWTEKIMKQTEVLLQPNPNVRMEEFLYEKLEKKAPTRFNNHELLGQSMIDSGNEFGPGTAYGNALIKCGETEKQIGGAERELIQSSAINFLTPFRNFLEGDFKTILKERKLLQNKRLDLDAAKTRLKKARMADARAVMWTDEVKKAEQELRITQSEFDRQAEITRLLLEGVSSTHAHHLRCLNDFVEAQTTYYAQCYQYMVDLQKQLGSFPSTFSSNNNQSSGSAGASISVPTIPLSASLPAPVASSGFSELRNSSGSRKARVLYDYDAAGSSELSLLADEVIMVSSVPGMDSDWLMGERGNQKGKVPITYLELLN from the exons ATGGATTTCAACGTCAAAAGATTAGCAGCAGACGCCGGTACTTTCCTTAGTCGTGCCGTACAG TTTACGGAAGAAAAGCTGGGACAGGCTGAAAAGACAGAGTTGGATGCCCATTTGGAGAATCTTCTTGGCCGAGCAGAATGCACCAAACATTGGACAGAAAAGATAATGAAACAGACTGAAGTTTTACTACAGCCAAATCCAA ATGTCCGAATGGAGGAATTTTTGTACGAGAAGCTGGAGAAAAAAGCTCCCACACGATTTAACAACCACGAGCTGCTGGGCCAGTCCATGATTGACTCGGGGAACGAGTTTGGGCCTGGAACCGCCTACG GAAATGCACTTATAAAATGTGGGGAGACGGAGAAACAGATTGGAGGTGCAGAGCGAGAGTTGATTCAGAGCTCAGCTATAAACTTTCTCACACCTTTCCGGAACTTTCTGGAAGGGGACTTTAAAACTATCTTG AAAGAACGGAAGCTCTTGCAGAACAAGCGTCTGGACCTGGACGCTGCCAAAACCAGACTGAAGAAAGCCAGGATGGCTGATGCCAGAGCAGTG ATGTGGACCGATGAGGTGAAAAAG GCCGAACAGGAGCTGAGGATAACGCAGAGCGAATTCGACCGGCAGGCCGAGATCACCAGGCTCCTGCTGGAGGGTGTCAGCAGCACCCAC GCACACCACCTGCGCTGCTTGAACGATTTCGTGGAAGCCCAGACCACGTACTACGCACAGTGTTACCAGTACATGGTTGACCTGCAGAAACAGCTGGGAAG CTTCCcctccaccttctcctccaACAACAACCAGTCCTCGGGCAGCGCTGGGGCCAGCATCTCCGTGCCCACCATCCCCCTGTCGGCCTCCCTGCCCGCCCCGGTGGCCTCCTCGGGCTTCAGCGAGCTGCGCAACTCCAGCGGCAGCCGCAAGGCCAGGGTGCTGTACGACTACGACGCGGCCGGGAGCAGCGAGCTGTCCCTGCTGGCGGACGAG GTGATTATGGTGTCCAGTGTCCCAGGAATGGACTCCGATTGGTTGATGGGTGAACGGGGAAACCAGAAGGGAAAAGTGCCTATCACCTATCTGGAGCTGCTGAACTGA
- the nrros gene encoding transforming growth factor beta activator LRRC33, with amino-acid sequence MPLAGFSSMLCFNLWLMWNLLTPASCQSLKGPCRLASQIALCNNCRLSSVPRDLPGNIAELQLNNNSIRTLQHKRLSGYPALRILRCAGNLLDTIESDAFLSTRHLESLSLADNNLSKGYSQTGLALRALTKLRTLDLSGNGLTEEKASFVLENLTSLEYLSLSRNVMLRLDTDIFRDLHQLRELNLERNMLFEIDGAFDHLQKLQRLNLAFNSLPCLVNFQLTQLVELNASHNGIELFTSQQDMRETFHLETLDLSDNKLFFFPFLPTHSHIRNLLLSNNRVSFYEHLLDNSSANWDTTVQFFNLNGNASNVTVKLWDESLYGGISTMDHLDLTGNQVIHLPQGFLSKMPSLSRLKLGTNCMESLDLSSGEFPSSLYELDMSNNRLTTLQGNQSTLHKLSNLTHLYLSLNYLQVLPPRLFSALPNIGTVDLSYNRVCICSLENNTTPEYSDCAVWSNIVSLRRLYLAGCSLKHLPSTAFERTSITHLDLSNNPEIIIQQDALAGLGSTLQYLDLGNTGLHNFDFTPFRYLKSLNISSNYIFKLPGSLLKLDLTLLDLRNNRLTTIPTRQANMIAQRVQTLFIGGNPFNCCLLDWYGTFEAANVINIEDWADVTCHYFTPEAYRVELIDGQVCGSSVRGPIGIYTVFLILIVLLVIGSSVIIYYKGYKKGILLGKIKYCTHTHTHTSIMYK; translated from the exons ATGCCCCTCGCCGGCTTCTCCTCCATGCTGTGTTTTAACTTGTGGCTGATGTGGAACCTCTTGACTCCAGCTTCCTGTCAATCACTTAAGGGACCTTGTAGACTG GCTTCACAGATTGCCCTTTGCAACAATTGTCGGCTTTCGTCTGTGCCAAGAGACCTACCTGGCAACATCGCAGAGCTTCAGCTAAACAACAACAGTATCAGAACATTGCAGCACAAACGTCTCTCTGGGTATCCTGCTCTCCGCATCCTGAGATGTGCAGGCAACTTACTGGACACTATCGAGTCAGACGCGTTCCTCAGCACAAGACATCTAGAGAGCCTCAGTTTGGCTGATAATAACCTTTCTAAAGGGTACTCACAGACTGGCCTGGCCTTGCGTGCACTGACCAAGCTGAGGACACTGGACCTTTCAGGGAATGGGCTCACAGAGGAAAAGGCTTCCTTTGTTCTGGAGAACTTGACCTCACTAGAgtacctgtctctctccaggAATGTCATGCTGAGACTGGACACAGATATTTTCCGTGACCTTCACCAGCTCAGGGAACTGAACCTGGAGAGAAATATGCTCTTTGAGATAGATGGTGCCTTTGACCACTTACAGAAGCTTCAAAGACTCAATTTGGCCTTCAATAGCTTGCCATGCCTGGTGAACTTTCAACTTACTCAGCTGGTGGAGCTGAATGCCAGTCACAATGGTATTGAGTTGTTCACCTCCCAGCAGGACATGAGGGAAACATTCCACTTAGAGACCCTCGATCTCTCAGACAACAAGCTTTTCTTCTTCCCTTTTCTGCCTACCCACAGCCACATTCGGAACTTGCTGCTGTCTAACAATAGGGTGAGTTTTTATGAGCACCTTTTAGACAATAGCTCTGCAAATTGGGACACCACAGTTCAGTTTTTTAATCTTAATGGCAATGCGAGCAATGTTACAGTCAAACTGTGGGATGAGAGTCTTTATGGGGGCATCTCCACCATGGACCATCTGGACCTGACTGGGAACCAGGTGATCCACCTCCCACAGGGATTCTTAAGTAAAATGCCATCTTTATCAAGACTGAAATTGGGAACAAACTGTATGGAATCCCTGGACCTATCTTCAGGGGAATTCCCAAGTTCACTTTATGAGTTGGACATGAGCAATAACAGGCTAACTACTCTCCAAGGTAACCAAAGCACATTGCATAAACTGAGCAACCTGACACATCTGTATCTGAGTCTCAATTACCTACAGGTACTACCTCCCAGGTTGTTCTCTGCCCTACCTAACATTGGCACAGTGGATCTGAGTTATAATAGAGTATGTATCTGCTCCTTAGAGAATAACACCACTCCAGAATACTCTGATTGTGCTGTTTGGAGCAACATTGTGTCTCTGAGACGACTTTACCTGGCAGGGTGCAGCCTTAAACACTTGCCGTCCACTGCCTTTGAGAGGACATCCATAACACACCTGGACCTGTCAAACAACCCAGAAATCATCATACAGCAAGATGCATTGGCAGGTCTTGGCAGTACCTTGCAGTATTTAGACCTAGGAAACACTGGTCTTCACAACTTTGACTTTACTCCGTTCCGCTACTTAAAGTCTTTAAACATTTCtagcaattacattttcaagctCCCAGGTTCCCTGTTGAAACTTGACCTTACGTTGCTTGACCTGAGGAACAACAGGCTGACAACCATCCCAACTCGGCAGGCTAACATGATTGCCCAAAGGGTTCAGACTCTTTTCATTGGAGGAAACCCGTTCAACTGCTGCCTGTTGGACTGGTACGGAACATTTGAGGCAGCAAATGTGATAAATATCGAAGACTGGGCAGATGTGACCTGTCATTATTTCACACCTGAAGCATACAGAGTGGAACTTATAGATGGGCAGGTGTGTGGGAGCAGTGTTAGAGGTCCCATTGGGATATATACTGTATTCTTGATTCTGATTGTGCTTCTGGTGATAGGCAGCTCTGTAATTATCTATTATAAGGGATATAAAAAAGGCATATTATTaggtaaaattaaatattgcacacacacacatacacacacaagcataatgtataaataa